GCCATTAACTCTTGATCTGTGTACGGATTATGATTTGTTCTTGTATTCCTTCCTAATGATTTTCTTATCCAGTTACCAGCTGGTGTATACTAATGAATGTAAGTTATGTgtattatgcatatgtattttatttttatttaaaaatgagcgAATTTAATTAGATGTAAAGTATTATATTTGATTATTGATTTATAATTACTTTGTACGCTAGATAAGAAGGGACTAAAATTCCAGCAACTGAGACAGCACTATTGATACTTTTAGATGTTATAGAAGTGGTTTTATCATCCgaagtaatattttttccaggATTTATATAAACTAAATTATGTCCTAATGATATTGGGTTTTTTACATGTTCTAGTGGTGCTATTACATGTCTTTGTTGCACATCTGTTTCTAGAGCTACTCCTCCAGGACTATaggataattttatttgatgtTCTACGTCCTCGGGATTGCTTGGTAAGGTATTGGGTTCAGGTAAAGtttgttttaatttgtaTAACCAAGAAATTAATTCATCGTGCTTCTCAGGTTTATAATAAGAACGAAAttgtttacaaaaatatttattctcaTGATATTCTGTAATACACTCTTTATATAACTGCTTATAATTATCGACAAATATTGTAAAGTAATCAATGTATTCTTTTTACAAGAGCGGTTATGTTTGGCTAAATCcagtatatatttatcataatctttaaaataatcaaaacTTAATTTagttttttgaaaatatacaaaatccATAACAGTATTtcgaggaaaacaaaactgataattattatttttataaaatatatcaaaaagTCTATAAATAACTACATTAAATTCgtatctattttttaaattatttattaaccTATCACCTAaccaataatacaaataGTCACAGATACTGTCATCAACCTGATTACGCTTAAACTTATCATAGACATAACACAAAGCTCTTAGAATTTTATCAGAAATCATTTCATTTAAACCGAATTGACGAAATATTTCCGTTATGCCAGATGAAATACCAACAACATCTCCAGGACATGATCCTATTCCATTATCAAAGTTTctgtaattatattttgttggTAGTGATCCTAAACAATCATCCTATGAATgcaaatgaaagaaaatatacatttttatatatttattaaaaaatataataaaattaaatttattagaaaagtcatatttaaaattaaataataataactatAATAGATCAAAGTATACCCCTGGAATATTGTCCATTTTAAGTGAGTGTCACACattgatatatatacaatagaAGCATATTTGACTGATTTAGCAGTTATTTATTg
This Plasmodium cynomolgi strain B DNA, scaffold: 1064, whole genome shotgun sequence DNA region includes the following protein-coding sequences:
- a CDS encoding hypothetical protein (putative), which translates into the protein MDNIPGDDCLGSLPTKYNYRNFDNGIGSCPGDVVGISSGITEIFRQFGLNEMISDKILRALCYVYDKFKRNQVDDSICDYLYYWLGDRLINNLKNRYEFNVVIYRLFDIFYKNNNYQFCFPRNTVMDFVYFQKTKLSFDYFKDYDKYILDLAKHNRSCKKNTLITLQYLSIIISSYIKSVLQNIMRINIFVNNFVLIINLRSTMN